One window of the Ictidomys tridecemlineatus isolate mIctTri1 chromosome 11, mIctTri1.hap1, whole genome shotgun sequence genome contains the following:
- the Serbp1 gene encoding SERPINE1 mRNA-binding protein 1 isoform X3 has translation MPGHLQEGFGCVVTNRFDQLFDDESDPFEVLKAAENKKKEAGGGGVGGPGAKSAAQAAAQTNSNAAGKQLRKESQKDRKNPLPPNVGVADKKEETQPPVALKKEGIRRVGRRPDQQLQGEGKIIDRRLERRPPRERRFDKPLEEKGEGGEFSVDRPIIDRPIRGRGGLGRGRGGRGRGMGRGDGFDSRGKREFDRHSGSDRSSFSHYSGLKHEDKRGGSGSHNWGTVKDELTDLDQSNATEETPEGEEHPVADTENKENEVEEVKEEGPKEMTLDEWKAIQNKDRAKVEFNIRKPNEGADGQWKKGFVLHKSKSEEAHAEDSVMDHHFRKPANDITSQLEINFGDLGRPGRGGRGGRGGRGRGGRPNRGSRTDKSSASAPDVDDPEAFPALA, from the exons ATGCCTGGGCACCTACAGGAAGGCTTCGGCTGCGTGGTCACCAACCGATTCGACCAGTTATTTGATGATGAATCGGACCCCTTCGAGGTGCTGAAAGCAGCagagaacaagaaaaaagaagccGGCGGGGGCGGCGTTGGGGGACCTGGGGCCAAGAGCGCAGCTCAGGCCGCGGCCCAGACCAACTCCAACGCGGCAGGCAAACAGCTGCGTAAAGAGTCCCAGAAAGACCGCAAGAACCCACTGCCCCCCAACGTTGGCGTGGCTGACAAGAAAGAGGAGACGCAGCCGCCCGTGGCTCTTAAGAAAGAAG GAATAAGACGTGTTGGAAGAAGACCTGATCAACAACTTCAGGGTGAAGGGAAAATAATTGATAGAAGACTAGAAAGGCGACCGCCTCGTGAAAGGAGATTTGATAAGCCACTTGAAGAAAAGGGTGAAGGAGGTGAATTTTCAGTTGATAg ACCAATTATTGACCGACCCATCCGAGGTCGTGGTGGTCTTGGAAGGGGTCGAGGAGGCCGCGGACGTGGAATGGGTCGAGGAGATGGATTTGATTCTCGTGGCAAACGTGAATTTGATAGGCATAGTGGAAGTGATAGATC TTCTTTTTCACATTACAGTGGCCTGAAGCATGAGGATAAACGTGGAGGTAGCGGATCTCACAACTGGGGAACTGTCAAAGATGAATTAAC TGACTTGGATCAATCAAATGCGACTGAGGAAACACCTGAAGGTGAAGAACATCCAGTGGCAGATACTGAAAATAA GGAAAACGAAGTTGAAGAAGTTAAGGAAGAGGGTCCAAAAGAGATGACTTTGGATGAATGGAAGGCTATTCAAAATAAAGACCGTGCAAAAGTAGAATTTAATATCCGAAAACCAAATGAAGGTGCTGATGGGCAATGGAAGAAGGGATTTGTTCTTCATAAATCAAAGAGTGAagag GCTCACGCTGAAGATTCGGTTATGGACCATCATTTCCGGAAGCCAGCAAATGACATAACATCTCAGCTGGAGATCAATTTTGGAGATCTAGGCCGCCCAGGACGTGGTGGCAGGGGAGGACGAGGTGGGCGTGGGCGTGGTGGACGCCCAAACCGTGGCAGCAGGACTGACAAG tcgAGTGCTTCTGCCCCTGATGTGGATGACCCAGAGGCATTCCCAGCTCTGGCTTAA
- the Serbp1 gene encoding SERPINE1 mRNA-binding protein 1 isoform X2 — MPGHLQEGFGCVVTNRFDQLFDDESDPFEVLKAAENKKKEAGGGGVGGPGAKSAAQAAAQTNSNAAGKQLRKESQKDRKNPLPPNVGVADKKEETQPPVALKKEGIRRVGRRPDQQLQGEGKIIDRRLERRPPRERRFDKPLEEKGEGGEFSVDRPIIDRPIRGRGGLGRGRGGRGRGMGRGDGFDSRGKREFDRHSGSDRSGLKHEDKRGGSGSHNWGTVKDELTESPKYIQKQISYNCSDLDQSNATEETPEGEEHPVADTENKENEVEEVKEEGPKEMTLDEWKAIQNKDRAKVEFNIRKPNEGADGQWKKGFVLHKSKSEEAHAEDSVMDHHFRKPANDITSQLEINFGDLGRPGRGGRGGRGGRGRGGRPNRGSRTDKSSASAPDVDDPEAFPALA; from the exons ATGCCTGGGCACCTACAGGAAGGCTTCGGCTGCGTGGTCACCAACCGATTCGACCAGTTATTTGATGATGAATCGGACCCCTTCGAGGTGCTGAAAGCAGCagagaacaagaaaaaagaagccGGCGGGGGCGGCGTTGGGGGACCTGGGGCCAAGAGCGCAGCTCAGGCCGCGGCCCAGACCAACTCCAACGCGGCAGGCAAACAGCTGCGTAAAGAGTCCCAGAAAGACCGCAAGAACCCACTGCCCCCCAACGTTGGCGTGGCTGACAAGAAAGAGGAGACGCAGCCGCCCGTGGCTCTTAAGAAAGAAG GAATAAGACGTGTTGGAAGAAGACCTGATCAACAACTTCAGGGTGAAGGGAAAATAATTGATAGAAGACTAGAAAGGCGACCGCCTCGTGAAAGGAGATTTGATAAGCCACTTGAAGAAAAGGGTGAAGGAGGTGAATTTTCAGTTGATAg ACCAATTATTGACCGACCCATCCGAGGTCGTGGTGGTCTTGGAAGGGGTCGAGGAGGCCGCGGACGTGGAATGGGTCGAGGAGATGGATTTGATTCTCGTGGCAAACGTGAATTTGATAGGCATAGTGGAAGTGATAGATC TGGCCTGAAGCATGAGGATAAACGTGGAGGTAGCGGATCTCACAACTGGGGAACTGTCAAAGATGAATTAAC agAGTCCCCCAAATACATTCAGAAACAAATATCTTATAATTGCAGTGACTTGGATCAATCAAATGCGACTGAGGAAACACCTGAAGGTGAAGAACATCCAGTGGCAGATACTGAAAATAA GGAAAACGAAGTTGAAGAAGTTAAGGAAGAGGGTCCAAAAGAGATGACTTTGGATGAATGGAAGGCTATTCAAAATAAAGACCGTGCAAAAGTAGAATTTAATATCCGAAAACCAAATGAAGGTGCTGATGGGCAATGGAAGAAGGGATTTGTTCTTCATAAATCAAAGAGTGAagag GCTCACGCTGAAGATTCGGTTATGGACCATCATTTCCGGAAGCCAGCAAATGACATAACATCTCAGCTGGAGATCAATTTTGGAGATCTAGGCCGCCCAGGACGTGGTGGCAGGGGAGGACGAGGTGGGCGTGGGCGTGGTGGACGCCCAAACCGTGGCAGCAGGACTGACAAG tcgAGTGCTTCTGCCCCTGATGTGGATGACCCAGAGGCATTCCCAGCTCTGGCTTAA
- the Serbp1 gene encoding SERPINE1 mRNA-binding protein 1 isoform X1: MPGHLQEGFGCVVTNRFDQLFDDESDPFEVLKAAENKKKEAGGGGVGGPGAKSAAQAAAQTNSNAAGKQLRKESQKDRKNPLPPNVGVADKKEETQPPVALKKEGIRRVGRRPDQQLQGEGKIIDRRLERRPPRERRFDKPLEEKGEGGEFSVDRPIIDRPIRGRGGLGRGRGGRGRGMGRGDGFDSRGKREFDRHSGSDRSSFSHYSGLKHEDKRGGSGSHNWGTVKDELTESPKYIQKQISYNCSDLDQSNATEETPEGEEHPVADTENKENEVEEVKEEGPKEMTLDEWKAIQNKDRAKVEFNIRKPNEGADGQWKKGFVLHKSKSEEAHAEDSVMDHHFRKPANDITSQLEINFGDLGRPGRGGRGGRGGRGRGGRPNRGSRTDKSSASAPDVDDPEAFPALA, translated from the exons ATGCCTGGGCACCTACAGGAAGGCTTCGGCTGCGTGGTCACCAACCGATTCGACCAGTTATTTGATGATGAATCGGACCCCTTCGAGGTGCTGAAAGCAGCagagaacaagaaaaaagaagccGGCGGGGGCGGCGTTGGGGGACCTGGGGCCAAGAGCGCAGCTCAGGCCGCGGCCCAGACCAACTCCAACGCGGCAGGCAAACAGCTGCGTAAAGAGTCCCAGAAAGACCGCAAGAACCCACTGCCCCCCAACGTTGGCGTGGCTGACAAGAAAGAGGAGACGCAGCCGCCCGTGGCTCTTAAGAAAGAAG GAATAAGACGTGTTGGAAGAAGACCTGATCAACAACTTCAGGGTGAAGGGAAAATAATTGATAGAAGACTAGAAAGGCGACCGCCTCGTGAAAGGAGATTTGATAAGCCACTTGAAGAAAAGGGTGAAGGAGGTGAATTTTCAGTTGATAg ACCAATTATTGACCGACCCATCCGAGGTCGTGGTGGTCTTGGAAGGGGTCGAGGAGGCCGCGGACGTGGAATGGGTCGAGGAGATGGATTTGATTCTCGTGGCAAACGTGAATTTGATAGGCATAGTGGAAGTGATAGATC TTCTTTTTCACATTACAGTGGCCTGAAGCATGAGGATAAACGTGGAGGTAGCGGATCTCACAACTGGGGAACTGTCAAAGATGAATTAAC agAGTCCCCCAAATACATTCAGAAACAAATATCTTATAATTGCAGTGACTTGGATCAATCAAATGCGACTGAGGAAACACCTGAAGGTGAAGAACATCCAGTGGCAGATACTGAAAATAA GGAAAACGAAGTTGAAGAAGTTAAGGAAGAGGGTCCAAAAGAGATGACTTTGGATGAATGGAAGGCTATTCAAAATAAAGACCGTGCAAAAGTAGAATTTAATATCCGAAAACCAAATGAAGGTGCTGATGGGCAATGGAAGAAGGGATTTGTTCTTCATAAATCAAAGAGTGAagag GCTCACGCTGAAGATTCGGTTATGGACCATCATTTCCGGAAGCCAGCAAATGACATAACATCTCAGCTGGAGATCAATTTTGGAGATCTAGGCCGCCCAGGACGTGGTGGCAGGGGAGGACGAGGTGGGCGTGGGCGTGGTGGACGCCCAAACCGTGGCAGCAGGACTGACAAG tcgAGTGCTTCTGCCCCTGATGTGGATGACCCAGAGGCATTCCCAGCTCTGGCTTAA
- the Serbp1 gene encoding SERPINE1 mRNA-binding protein 1 isoform X4 gives MPGHLQEGFGCVVTNRFDQLFDDESDPFEVLKAAENKKKEAGGGGVGGPGAKSAAQAAAQTNSNAAGKQLRKESQKDRKNPLPPNVGVADKKEETQPPVALKKEGIRRVGRRPDQQLQGEGKIIDRRLERRPPRERRFDKPLEEKGEGGEFSVDRPIIDRPIRGRGGLGRGRGGRGRGMGRGDGFDSRGKREFDRHSGSDRSGLKHEDKRGGSGSHNWGTVKDELTDLDQSNATEETPEGEEHPVADTENKENEVEEVKEEGPKEMTLDEWKAIQNKDRAKVEFNIRKPNEGADGQWKKGFVLHKSKSEEAHAEDSVMDHHFRKPANDITSQLEINFGDLGRPGRGGRGGRGGRGRGGRPNRGSRTDKSSASAPDVDDPEAFPALA, from the exons ATGCCTGGGCACCTACAGGAAGGCTTCGGCTGCGTGGTCACCAACCGATTCGACCAGTTATTTGATGATGAATCGGACCCCTTCGAGGTGCTGAAAGCAGCagagaacaagaaaaaagaagccGGCGGGGGCGGCGTTGGGGGACCTGGGGCCAAGAGCGCAGCTCAGGCCGCGGCCCAGACCAACTCCAACGCGGCAGGCAAACAGCTGCGTAAAGAGTCCCAGAAAGACCGCAAGAACCCACTGCCCCCCAACGTTGGCGTGGCTGACAAGAAAGAGGAGACGCAGCCGCCCGTGGCTCTTAAGAAAGAAG GAATAAGACGTGTTGGAAGAAGACCTGATCAACAACTTCAGGGTGAAGGGAAAATAATTGATAGAAGACTAGAAAGGCGACCGCCTCGTGAAAGGAGATTTGATAAGCCACTTGAAGAAAAGGGTGAAGGAGGTGAATTTTCAGTTGATAg ACCAATTATTGACCGACCCATCCGAGGTCGTGGTGGTCTTGGAAGGGGTCGAGGAGGCCGCGGACGTGGAATGGGTCGAGGAGATGGATTTGATTCTCGTGGCAAACGTGAATTTGATAGGCATAGTGGAAGTGATAGATC TGGCCTGAAGCATGAGGATAAACGTGGAGGTAGCGGATCTCACAACTGGGGAACTGTCAAAGATGAATTAAC TGACTTGGATCAATCAAATGCGACTGAGGAAACACCTGAAGGTGAAGAACATCCAGTGGCAGATACTGAAAATAA GGAAAACGAAGTTGAAGAAGTTAAGGAAGAGGGTCCAAAAGAGATGACTTTGGATGAATGGAAGGCTATTCAAAATAAAGACCGTGCAAAAGTAGAATTTAATATCCGAAAACCAAATGAAGGTGCTGATGGGCAATGGAAGAAGGGATTTGTTCTTCATAAATCAAAGAGTGAagag GCTCACGCTGAAGATTCGGTTATGGACCATCATTTCCGGAAGCCAGCAAATGACATAACATCTCAGCTGGAGATCAATTTTGGAGATCTAGGCCGCCCAGGACGTGGTGGCAGGGGAGGACGAGGTGGGCGTGGGCGTGGTGGACGCCCAAACCGTGGCAGCAGGACTGACAAG tcgAGTGCTTCTGCCCCTGATGTGGATGACCCAGAGGCATTCCCAGCTCTGGCTTAA